Proteins co-encoded in one Setaria viridis chromosome 9, Setaria_viridis_v4.0, whole genome shotgun sequence genomic window:
- the LOC117836165 gene encoding uncharacterized protein, translating to MEQQQQVRRKRNGVVQVQDGSDIRALVENKEAFAKFVDDRFRKLDVDGDGRLSVKELQPAVADIGAAIGLPARGSSRQADHIYAEVLNEFTHGKQDSVSKSDFQRVLSDILLGMAAGLQRDPIMILRINGEDLNEFLDSSRYEPEAAAMFSQVNPGNNASLRQCLLAALRHLTVDHGMPPASDSWVVENIIEPAMQKLTYDQLDQPVSREAFFQEFKKFLSIVTQRLQQHPVIVAHTENTFDGNGIRRLLSNKFEFDKLLDSVWRDVPKEHKDKTSKEYLRVALDRIADSASLPPYGAVDQVDAVVNEAFKMAKADDGKVVDEAEFKKLLTEILGAIMLQLDGNPISVSTNTVVHEPMSAPSPLLSPTPLSPMVSSPSE from the exons GTGCAGGACGGCTCGGATATCCGGGCGCTGGTGGAGAACAAGGAGGCGTTCGCCAAGTTCGTCGACGACAGGTTCAGGAAGCTTGACGTAGACGGCGACGGGAGGCTGTCGGTCAAAGAGCTGCAGCCCGCCGTCGCAGATATCGGCGCCGCCATCGGGCTGCCGGCGAGGGGGTCGTCGCGGCAGGCCGACCACATCTACGCGGAG GTTCTTAACGAGTTCACTCACGGCAAGCAAGACTCCGTGAGTAAATCGGATTTCCAGCGCGTGCTGTCCGATATACTTCTTGGAATGGCGGCTGGGCTTCAGAGAGACCCCATCATGATCCTCAGAATAAATGGGGAAGACCTGAATGAATTTCTTGACAGTTCAAGGTATGAACCTGAAGCAGCGGCCATGTTTTCACAAGTAAATCCCGGAAACAATGCGTCGTTGCGCCAGTGCTTGTTGGCTGCTCTTCGACACCTGACGGTAGACCACGGCATGCCACCTGCTTCTGACTCTTGG GTTGTGGAAAATATCATAGAGCCTGCAATGCAAAAGCTTACCTATGATCAGCTGGATCAGCCTGTTTCCCGAGAAGCATTTTTCCAAGAATTCAAAAAGTTCCTGAGCATCGTCACTCAGCGACTGCAACAGCACCCTGTGATTGTCGCACATACGGAGAACACCTTCGACGGGAATGGTATCAGGAGGCTGCTGTCGAACAAGTTCGAATTCGACAAG CTGTTGGATTCGGTTTGGAGAGATGTGCCGAAAGAACACAAAGATAAAACATCGAAAGAGTACCTCCGAGTTGCGCTTGATAGAATTGCTGACTCTGCAAGCCTACCACCTTACGGAGCTGTTGATCAG GTGGATGCTGTGGTGAACGAAGCATTCAAGATGGCTAAAGCCGATGATGGGAAGGTGGTGGACGAAGCAGAGTTCAAGAAGCTTCTGACTGAGATCCTAGGAGCGATCATGCTGCAACTGGACGGCAACCCAATCTCTGTATCGACCAACACCGTCGTCCACGAGCCGATgtccgccccctcccccctcttGTCACCAACGCCGCTGTCTCCAATGGTGTCCTCCCCCAGTGAATAG